The following are from one region of the Vitis riparia cultivar Riparia Gloire de Montpellier isolate 1030 chromosome 14, EGFV_Vit.rip_1.0, whole genome shotgun sequence genome:
- the LOC117929969 gene encoding calcium-transporting ATPase 12, plasma membrane-type-like, whose product MMKFHGARPYQRWRLAFIAIYFTKVLDSLTKKIFEKNIPLLGPAILRSPSFISIDVQDVLKSDSNDHVPFFNIDQKMLTETVRDKDFERLHQFGGIKQLVAVLKTDEKDGIDGHEADLKHRREVFGSNQYRRPPKKSFFSFVVEAFKDTIIIILMVCAILSLGFGIKQEGIKEGWYDGGSIVIAIFLVVIVSSVSNFRQSRQFQKLSSETSDIKVQVVRQGRRQPVSIFQLVVGDIVCLNIGDQVPADGLFMEGHSLKVDESSMTGESDHVEINDKDNPFLFSGTKVSDGFGTMLVTSVGMNTAWGEMMSSIRRELDEQTPLQARLDKLASTIGKLGLAVALIVLVVLIIRYFTGNTEDENGMQEFNGSKTNINDVMDAVVHIISAAVTIVVVAIPEGLPLAVTLSLAYSMKRMMADQAMVRKLSACETMGSATTICTDKTGTLTLNKMKVVEFWLGNEVIEDDTYLEIAPSVLQLLKQGVGLNTTGSVCKLPSTSVPEISGSPTETAILTWAVVDLGMDIDEQKQSCEILHVEAFNSEKKRSGVLVRTITDQTIQTHWKGAAEMILATCSHYFDKGGKTKLMDDDKRMQFGGIIRDMAAKSLRCIAFAYKQVLQENGQSHEKLEETGMTLLGLVGLKDPCRPGVRRAVEDCRDAGVKIKMITGDNIFTAKAIAMECGILKPDEDMNNAVVEGVTFRNFSDEERMEKIDMIRVMARSSPFDKLLMVQSLKQKGHVVAVTGDGTNDAPALKEADIGLSMGIQGTEVAKESSDIVILDDNFTSVVTVLRWGRCVYNNIQKFIQFQLTVNVAALVINFVAAVSSGDVPLTAVQLLWVNLIMDTLGALALATERPTNDLLKKSPVGRTKPLISNVMWRNLIAQALYQVAVLLILQFKGKDIFNVDEKVKNTLIFNTFVLCQVFNEFNARHMEKKNVFKGILKNRLFLGIIGFTIVLQVVMVEFLKRFADTVRLNWGQWGACIAIASLSWPIAWLVKCLPVSGKRFLIFPKPSVSKS is encoded by the coding sequence atgatgaaGTTCCATGGTGCAAGGCCCTATCAGCGGTGGCGGTTGGCTTTCATAGCTATCTACTTCACCAAGGTTCTTGATTCTTTGACTAAAAAGATTTTTGAGAAGAACATCCCACTGTTGGGCCCTGCGATACTACGATCTCCATCTTTTATTTCCATTGATGTTCAAGATGTCCTTAAAAGTGATTCAAATGATCACGTGCCCTTCTTCAATATTGACCAGAAGATGCTGACTGAAACGGTGAGAGACAAGGACTTTGAACGCTTGCATCAATTCGGAGGAATTAAACAGCTTGTAGCGGTTCTTAAGACTGATGAAAAGGACGGTATCGATGGCCATGAGGCTGATCTTAAGCACCGAAGAGAAGTCTTTGGATCCAATCAGTACAGGAGGCCGCCCAAGAAGAGTTTCTTCAGTTTTGTTGTTGAAGCATTCAAGGACACCATCATTATTATACTTATGGTATGTGCAATCCTATCTCTTGGCTTTGGAATCAAACAGGAAGGCATTAAAGAAGGGTGGTATGATGGGGGCAGTATTGTTATTGCCATCTTTTTAGTTGTTATCGTCTCCTCTGTAAGTAATTTCAGGCAATCAAGACAGTTTCAAAAGCTTTCGAGTGAGACTAGTGACATAAAAGTGCAGGTGGTGAGACAAGGGAGGAGGCAACCCGTGTCCATCTTCCAACTTGTAGTGGGGGATATTGTGTGTTTGAATATCGGGGATCAGGTTCCTGCTGATGGGTTGTTCATGGAGGGTCACTCCCTGAAGGTGGATGAATCTAGCATGACTGGCGAAAGCGACCATGTTGAGATCAATGATAAAGATAATCCATTCTTGTTCTCTGGCACCAAGGTATCGGACGGATTTGGTACAATGCTTGTCACTTCGGTAGGGATGAACACGGCATGGGGTGAGATGATGAGCTCTATTCGTCGTGAATTGGACGAGCAGACTCCGTTGCAAGCTCGTCTCGACAAGCTGGCTTCAACCATAGGGAAGCTTGGGTTGGCTGTGGCTCTGATTGTTCTTGTGGTTCTCATCATCCGGTACTTCACTGGAAACACTGAAGATGAAAATGGGATGCAGGAGTTCAATGGCAGCAAGACAAACATCAACGATGTGATGGATGCGGTGGTGCATATCATTTCTGCAGCAGTTACCATTGTGGTGGTGGCGATTCCAGAGGGTTTGCCTTTGGCTGTAACCCTAAGTCTGGCCTATtcaatgaaaagaatgatggcTGATCAAGCCATGGTCAGGAAACTCTCAGCATGTGAAACAATGGGCTCTGCCACAACCATTTGCACAGATAAAACTGGCACCCTCACCTTAAACAAGATGAAGGTCGTTGAGTTTTGGCTTGGGAATGAAGTAATAGAGGATGATACTTACTTGGAAATAGCTCCATCTGTCCTTCAGTTATTGAAACAGGGGGTTGGTCTGAACACGACTGGTAGCGTTTGCAAGCTCCCTTCCACATCAGTTCCAGAGATCTCAGGTAGCCCCACTGAGACAGCAATTCTCACATGGGCTGTGGTAGATTTGGGCATGGACATTGACGAGCAGAAGCAAAGTTGTGAGATTCTCCATGTTGAGGCCTTCAATTCAGAGAAGAAGCGAagtggggttttggtgaggacAATCACTGACCAAACAATTCAAACACATTGGAAGGGAGCTGCTGAGATGATACTAGCCACGTGTTCACACTATTTTGACAAAGGTGGGAAAACAAAACTAATGGATGATGACAAAAGAATGCAGTTTGGAGGAATTATTAGAGACATGGCAGCTAAAAGCCTGCGTTGCATAGCATTTGCCTACAAACAGGTTCTACAAGAAAATGGACAGTCCCATGAGAAGCTTGAAGAAACTGGCATGACCTTGTTGGGGCTAGTAGGCTTGAAGGACCCCTGTCGACCAGGGGTCAGAAGAGCAGTAGAAGATTGTAGAGATGCTGGagtgaaaattaaaatgatcaCTGGAGACAACATTTTTACTGCAAAAGCTATAGCCATGGAATGTGGGATTCTCAAACCTGATGAGGATATGAACAATGCAGTAGTGGAAGGTGTAACATTCAGAAATTTCTCTGATGAAGAGAGGATGGAGAAGATTGACATGATTCGGGTAATGGCCAGATCTtccccatttgacaagcttttGATGGTGCAGAGCTTGAAGCAGAAAGGCCACGTGGTGGCAGTCACAGGTGATGGCACGAATGATGCACCTGCACTCAAAGAAGCAGACATTGGGCTATCCATGGGAATTCAAGGCACAGAAGTTGCAAAAGAGAGCTCAGACATTGTCATCCTGGACGACAACTTCACTTCTGTAGTAACAGTTTTGAGATGGGGAAGATGTGTATATAACAACATTCAAAAGTTCATCCAGTTTCAACTTACAGTCAATGTTGCTGCTCTTGTCATCAACTTTGTTGCTGCAGTTTCTTCTGGTGATGTCCCTCTGACTGCAGTCCAGCTCTTGTGGGTGAACTTGATAATGGATACCTTGGGAGCTTTAGCCTTGGCAACTGAGCGACCCACTAATGATCTCTTGAAGAAGTCACCTGTAGGCCGAACCAAGCCACTTATAAGCAATGTCATGTGGAGGAATCTCATTGCTCAGGCCCTTTATCAGGTAGCTGTCTTGCTGATCCTACAGTTTAAGGGAAAGGATATCTTCAATGTGGATGAGAAGGTTAAGAACACCTTGATTTTCAATACTTTTGTCCTCTGCCAAGTCTTCAATGAGTTCAATGCAAGGCACATGGAGAAGAAGAATGTGTTCAAGGGTATACTTAAGAACAGGTTGTTTCTAGGGATCATCGGGTTTACTATAGTTCTTCAAGTGGTGATGGTTGAGTTCCTGAAGAGGTTTGCCGATACTGTGAGGCTGAATTGGGGGCAATGGGGTGCTTGTATAGCCATTGCATCTTTGTCTTGGCCAATCGCCTGGCTTGTGAAATGCCTTCCAGTTTCTGGCAAACGGTTTCTCATCTTTCCCAAGCCTAGTGTctctaaatcataa